A DNA window from Paenibacillus andongensis contains the following coding sequences:
- a CDS encoding LacI family DNA-binding transcriptional regulator, with amino-acid sequence MAPKIKDVAKKAGVSVTTVSRVLNGEKYVKDDLKAKVKRVIEELGYAPSHIARSLVRKKTNLIGVIVPDLTSSFYSTILSSIEETASLNDYNLLVCNIIEDTDKELKYLNVFKEMRVDGIIIMHEKLSDDIRSFINKLDIPVIFSSVRPVDHKFVSVIIDDYEAAYDATRYLIELGHERIAFIGGDMRDVTSGQNRYVGYRNALKDQRVRIVNDYIRFGDYKTQSGYNLMKELLACEPRPTALFAVSDDMAVGAMNCIHDHQLKVPDDISIIGFDGSQLTELVRPRLSSMEQPIQDMGKITVDTLIELISDPTFSPREDLILGHKLVVRDSCRALQTEG; translated from the coding sequence ATGGCGCCCAAAATTAAAGATGTAGCCAAGAAAGCGGGAGTATCCGTAACCACAGTTTCCAGAGTGTTGAACGGAGAAAAATACGTGAAGGACGATCTGAAGGCCAAAGTGAAACGCGTGATTGAGGAGCTTGGTTATGCCCCGAGCCACATCGCGAGGAGTTTGGTACGGAAGAAAACGAACCTGATTGGCGTCATTGTTCCCGATCTGACTTCCAGCTTTTATTCCACTATTTTGAGCAGTATCGAGGAAACGGCGAGCTTGAATGATTACAACCTGCTGGTCTGCAACATTATCGAGGATACGGATAAAGAGCTAAAATATTTGAATGTGTTTAAAGAGATGCGTGTAGACGGCATTATTATTATGCATGAGAAATTAAGCGATGACATTCGCAGTTTTATTAATAAATTGGATATTCCAGTCATCTTTTCAAGTGTAAGACCTGTAGATCATAAGTTCGTTTCTGTCATTATCGATGATTACGAGGCAGCCTATGATGCGACCCGTTATTTAATTGAGCTCGGACATGAGCGAATTGCCTTTATTGGCGGGGATATGAGAGACGTCACCTCAGGGCAGAACCGTTATGTAGGCTATCGGAACGCACTCAAAGATCAGCGGGTCAGGATTGTGAATGATTATATCCGGTTCGGCGACTACAAGACGCAGAGCGGATACAATCTGATGAAAGAACTACTTGCCTGTGAGCCTCGTCCTACCGCTTTATTTGCAGTGAGTGACGATATGGCGGTTGGGGCTATGAACTGCATTCATGACCATCAGCTAAAAGTTCCAGACGATATATCGATCATCGGGTTTGATGGAAGCCAACTGACAGAGCTCGTTCGTCCGCGTTTGTCCTCCATGGAGCAGCCTATTCAGGACATGGGGAAAATTACGGTGGATACGCTGATTGAATTAATTTCAGATCCTACATTCAGTCCGAGGGAAGATTTGATCTTGGGACATAAACTTGTCGTGCGCGACAGCTGCAGGGCCCTTCAAACTGAGGGATAG
- a CDS encoding metallophosphoesterase family protein, with amino-acid sequence MADDLRFREDGTFTIVQFTDLHIGGDRDNEEDLRTLALVRAVLAEEKPDLIVYTGDLISSYGVSDPSASFRRAIAPAVESGLPWTHVFGNHDAEENVTREELMAIAIEHNTCYSQAGPVDLSGVGKNMLTIQSVASENPAAVLYFLDSGAMAPESVGGYAWIAADQVHWYKQQSLALRQRSGAIQPGLAFFHIPLPEYNDVWQLGKVSGIKHEEVCCPKLNSGLFAAMVEMGDVMGTFVGHDHDNDYCGTLHDIRLCFGRVTGYNTYGDLPRGARVIRLEEGRHSFDTWQRLEDGGLLR; translated from the coding sequence ATGGCGGACGATCTAAGGTTTCGGGAGGACGGGACATTTACCATTGTACAGTTCACGGACTTGCATATTGGAGGCGATAGGGACAATGAAGAGGATTTGCGGACGCTCGCTTTAGTCAGAGCGGTGCTGGCGGAGGAGAAGCCGGATCTCATCGTGTATACGGGCGATCTGATTTCTAGTTACGGCGTATCTGACCCTTCAGCATCCTTTCGAAGAGCTATTGCTCCAGCAGTTGAGTCTGGCTTACCCTGGACGCACGTATTCGGTAATCACGATGCGGAGGAGAATGTGACTCGTGAGGAACTGATGGCGATCGCGATTGAGCATAACACTTGCTACTCGCAAGCAGGACCAGTCGATCTCAGCGGCGTTGGCAAAAACATGCTTACGATTCAAAGCGTGGCATCCGAGAATCCGGCTGCTGTGCTTTATTTTCTAGATTCCGGCGCGATGGCGCCAGAATCGGTCGGCGGTTACGCATGGATTGCCGCGGATCAGGTGCATTGGTATAAGCAGCAGTCGCTTGCGCTCCGTCAGCGGAGCGGGGCTATACAGCCTGGACTAGCGTTTTTCCATATCCCGCTTCCTGAATACAACGATGTATGGCAACTGGGGAAAGTGAGCGGTATCAAGCACGAAGAGGTATGTTGTCCCAAACTTAACAGCGGATTATTCGCAGCAATGGTGGAAATGGGCGATGTGATGGGAACCTTTGTCGGACATGATCATGACAATGATTACTGTGGTACGCTGCATGATATTCGGTTATGTTTTGGCCGCGTGACAGGCTATAACACTTATGGAGATTTACCTCGGGGCGCCCGCGTCATTCGTCTGGAAGAAGGAAGGCATTCCTTTGATACATGGCAGAGGCTAGAAGATGGAGGTCTCTTAAGATGA
- a CDS encoding carbohydrate kinase family protein — protein sequence MNKFDAVVIGDANIDLVVVGCNQIPLPGQEIFVEDMLLHVGGGAALFTISLAKLGLHVAFNGVLGDDGYGHYIREQFEQYGIDTNLILTSQTSRTGITIAINPEQDRSFITYAGSNAEMQVSELDLAQVALGRHVHVTGYRGRRNHDEFVAMAKKLKEMGVTLSCDVGWDDTGEWYSGVFELMRYVDVFLMNETEAHHYTGFEHIDDSLSYMSGFCKHVVVKLGPQGAVTMKDGLQTSSPGFSVKAVDTTGAGDSFNAGYIYGFLTGLNVETCLLYGNVCGAMSVGAYGGSTGTPDREGLEAFIRQNKQQASDHSEVG from the coding sequence ATGAACAAATTTGATGCGGTTGTCATCGGCGATGCCAATATTGATTTAGTAGTGGTGGGCTGTAATCAGATTCCTCTGCCTGGGCAGGAAATTTTTGTTGAAGATATGCTGCTGCATGTAGGCGGAGGGGCGGCTCTATTCACGATCTCCTTAGCCAAGCTAGGGCTGCATGTGGCATTTAACGGTGTTCTTGGAGATGATGGCTACGGTCATTATATCCGGGAACAGTTTGAACAATATGGTATCGATACCAATCTGATTCTAACGAGCCAAACGAGTCGAACTGGCATAACGATAGCGATTAATCCGGAACAGGATCGTTCTTTCATTACCTATGCAGGATCAAACGCGGAGATGCAAGTAAGCGAGCTGGATTTAGCTCAAGTCGCTTTAGGCAGACATGTCCACGTAACCGGTTATAGAGGGCGACGCAACCATGACGAGTTCGTCGCTATGGCCAAAAAGTTGAAAGAGATGGGAGTCACACTTTCTTGCGATGTAGGGTGGGATGATACCGGGGAATGGTATTCCGGGGTATTTGAATTGATGCGTTATGTCGATGTCTTTCTGATGAACGAAACCGAGGCGCACCATTATACGGGCTTCGAACACATAGATGACAGCTTAAGCTATATGTCTGGCTTCTGCAAGCATGTCGTAGTCAAGCTCGGACCGCAAGGAGCCGTAACGATGAAAGACGGTTTGCAAACGTCTTCCCCCGGATTCTCGGTCAAAGCCGTAGATACGACAGGAGCAGGAGATTCGTTTAATGCTGGTTACATATACGGGTTCTTAACAGGGCTGAATGTCGAGACTTGCCTGTTATATGGCAACGTTTGCGGAGCCATGTCAGTCGGAGCTTATGGCGGCAGCACCGGCACCCCGGATCGGGAAGGGCTGGAAGCTTTTATTAGGCAAAATAAACAACAGGCATCCGACCATTCTGAGGTGGGATAA
- a CDS encoding bactofilin family protein, producing MLGSSKTKPIDAKTTDTLIGASTICEGKIMSEASLRIEGQMNGDIECAGDITIGENAVVQSNIQARDVIVAGKVKGNIQTKGKLIVTSSGVLVGNIDVRSFIIQEGGIFQGSSAMNLAAVNEKGNGKVIDAKAHKQQKNEQQAASGGN from the coding sequence ATGCTTGGGAGCTCAAAGACGAAGCCAATTGATGCGAAAACAACCGACACATTGATCGGGGCCAGTACAATTTGCGAGGGTAAAATTATGTCCGAAGCCAGCCTTCGCATTGAAGGCCAGATGAACGGCGACATTGAGTGTGCAGGCGACATCACCATTGGTGAGAACGCGGTCGTACAGTCCAACATCCAGGCACGCGATGTCATCGTTGCCGGCAAAGTGAAAGGCAATATTCAGACCAAAGGCAAGCTCATCGTGACCAGCTCCGGCGTGCTGGTTGGCAATATCGATGTCCGCTCCTTCATTATTCAGGAAGGCGGCATTTTTCAAGGAAGTAGTGCGATGAACCTCGCAGCTGTGAATGAAAAAGGAAATGGCAAAGTCATCGATGCCAAAGCACATAAACAGCAGAAGAATGAGCAGCAGGCTGCTTCTGGCGGGAACTGA
- a CDS encoding endonuclease domain-containing protein, whose translation MTFEKSHAYFIQNHLQRRTGERRGRLERGHREAEILFCRNIWWPLLGNFDDLHPEFEVLDWRGLSYFCDFAWLTQTVKLIIEIKGFGSHVRDMDRQKYCNELNRETFLSAMGFQIISFAYDDVAHRPELCTTLLRMLLSRYQSLSSPASSSSVSEREIVRLACRLARPLRPIDVVTHLGINHRTVVRTLQSLCTKGWFSAVTGATGKNIVRYELQRSAVQLL comes from the coding sequence ATGACGTTTGAGAAGTCACATGCTTATTTTATTCAGAACCATTTACAGAGGCGAACGGGAGAACGAAGAGGCCGCTTGGAGCGGGGACACCGGGAAGCCGAGATATTATTTTGCAGGAACATATGGTGGCCTCTCCTAGGAAATTTCGACGATTTACATCCGGAATTCGAAGTACTCGATTGGCGCGGCCTATCCTATTTCTGTGATTTCGCCTGGCTGACGCAAACTGTAAAACTGATCATCGAAATCAAAGGTTTCGGTTCGCATGTTCGGGATATGGACAGACAAAAATACTGCAACGAGCTGAACCGTGAAACTTTTCTATCCGCTATGGGTTTCCAGATCATATCTTTTGCCTATGATGACGTCGCTCATCGTCCAGAGCTATGCACCACGTTACTGCGGATGCTGCTTAGTCGCTATCAGTCGCTATCATCTCCCGCCAGTTCGAGCAGCGTGTCGGAGAGGGAAATCGTTCGTCTCGCCTGCAGACTCGCTCGTCCGTTGCGGCCTATTGATGTAGTGACTCATTTAGGTATCAATCACCGAACTGTCGTTCGAACGCTGCAGTCGCTCTGTACGAAGGGGTGGTTTTCCGCAGTCACAGGGGCAACAGGCAAAAACATTGTGCGATACGAACTTCAACGAAGCGCAGTTCAGCTATTGTAG
- a CDS encoding leucyl aminopeptidase family protein gives MTFTVGGENAAETLIVPICSDDIEEIGATRLPSWLQAYSLLPHMGERGALTWLHGRIGERDALLVGCGEASRLDTERIREAAGNAGRAIHKHKKERVGINLGELLKRFEHAVAMSEAEAVTAWVEGWKLGTYTFEVYRTQQTKPAEVSLQFFTGADVGSEAEVGAGADVEKEEKARFEVLNEAVRWGNIYAEGAILARNLANEPPNMLRPKTLIEKTVEHFAGTKVEAVVYEGERLEQQGMVGLIAVGKGSKYPPALLELRYCTDEALPLTALIGKGITFDTGGISLKKDFDISDMRMDMAGAAAVIGALDILAAGDVRANIVVLIAAAENMPDGEALLPGEVLQYPNDVSVQVGNTDSEGRLVLADALIHAHRLGAVEAVDIATLTYSCGAALGSKYAGIWGQDTLVAEITQAGKQVSEKVWQLPLVDEYEAYLHSDYADICNISRVGEAGATTAALFLRKFVQPSLRWAHIDMASLKEVSSAQGWLSVGATGYGARLLAQFVRNRTSSENVISEGDSRLI, from the coding sequence ATGACATTTACGGTTGGTGGAGAAAATGCTGCCGAGACTCTCATTGTTCCGATCTGCTCGGACGACATCGAAGAGATCGGAGCAACACGCCTACCTTCATGGCTGCAAGCCTATTCACTTCTGCCGCATATGGGAGAACGAGGAGCGCTGACTTGGCTTCATGGCCGTATTGGAGAGCGTGATGCGCTGCTGGTCGGTTGTGGAGAAGCCTCACGCCTGGATACGGAACGAATCCGCGAGGCAGCGGGGAATGCAGGACGTGCGATTCATAAGCACAAGAAAGAGCGAGTAGGCATAAACTTGGGCGAGCTGCTGAAGCGCTTTGAGCATGCGGTTGCTATGAGCGAAGCGGAGGCCGTTACCGCTTGGGTGGAGGGCTGGAAGCTTGGCACTTATACGTTCGAGGTATATCGAACGCAACAGACCAAGCCTGCGGAGGTAAGCTTGCAGTTCTTTACTGGAGCAGATGTAGGATCGGAAGCGGAAGTAGGAGCAGGAGCGGATGTAGAAAAGGAAGAGAAAGCAAGATTCGAAGTGTTGAACGAAGCGGTACGATGGGGAAACATCTATGCAGAGGGGGCGATTCTAGCCCGCAATCTCGCGAACGAGCCTCCCAATATGCTGCGTCCGAAGACGCTTATCGAGAAGACTGTGGAACATTTTGCTGGCACAAAGGTCGAGGCTGTCGTTTATGAAGGGGAGCGTCTTGAGCAGCAAGGTATGGTCGGCTTGATCGCCGTGGGCAAAGGCAGCAAGTATCCTCCAGCGTTATTAGAGCTACGCTATTGTACTGATGAGGCATTGCCGCTTACGGCTCTAATTGGCAAAGGAATTACTTTTGATACAGGCGGTATCAGTCTGAAGAAAGACTTCGATATCAGCGATATGCGAATGGATATGGCAGGGGCGGCAGCTGTGATAGGTGCTCTTGATATTCTTGCTGCTGGGGACGTGAGGGCAAACATTGTTGTGCTGATTGCTGCTGCCGAAAACATGCCGGACGGAGAGGCATTGCTGCCTGGCGAGGTACTGCAATATCCGAACGACGTATCGGTTCAAGTGGGCAATACGGATTCGGAAGGCCGCTTGGTGCTAGCCGACGCCTTGATTCATGCCCATCGCCTTGGGGCAGTGGAAGCTGTTGATATTGCGACCTTGACCTATTCTTGCGGAGCCGCTTTGGGTTCCAAGTATGCAGGGATATGGGGGCAGGACACTTTGGTGGCTGAGATCACACAAGCCGGTAAGCAGGTAAGTGAAAAAGTGTGGCAGCTCCCGCTTGTGGATGAATACGAGGCTTACCTGCACAGTGATTATGCGGATATCTGCAACATCAGCAGGGTAGGTGAAGCAGGAGCTACGACGGCAGCTTTATTTTTGCGTAAGTTCGTCCAGCCATCGCTGCGTTGGGCTCATATCGATATGGCGTCTTTGAAGGAAGTATCGTCTGCTCAAGGCTGGCTCTCGGTCGGCGCGACCGGTTACGGGGCCCGCTTGCTCGCGCAATTTGTAAGAAATCGAACGTCCAGTGAAAACGTGATTTCCGAAGGGGATAGCCGTTTGATTTAG
- a CDS encoding C40 family peptidase: MLAKKYAIAALVIAFLVLIGFTIKNPENMELSAAFSNAHANKWVAAPPIQLSGQDATTYKDTATKVAEPSAKPKAEVRKSEQRSTPDNSAPSVKENESVLTQDQTWDGDEPVPNAKNVKVSAAEIAKVVAHFEQLAHSDQKEPSWKRKADHLIVKGFDFLGTPYVYGAKSDQTDSFDCSSFLKYIFISQGVSLPRDSRQQSQLGTEVTIDQLREGDLVFFTTPKRKNKSGIDRIGHVAVFLGNGLMLHTFRPGIGVTISELNGSWKERFVQAKRVL, encoded by the coding sequence ATGCTTGCCAAAAAATATGCGATAGCCGCTCTAGTCATTGCTTTTCTGGTACTAATCGGTTTTACCATTAAAAACCCTGAAAACATGGAATTATCGGCTGCATTCTCGAATGCTCACGCCAATAAATGGGTAGCAGCTCCTCCTATTCAGTTATCAGGACAGGATGCCACTACCTATAAAGATACGGCTACCAAAGTGGCGGAACCTTCAGCGAAACCAAAGGCTGAAGTGAGAAAGTCGGAGCAAAGGTCAACTCCTGATAACAGCGCGCCTTCCGTGAAGGAGAATGAGAGCGTTCTCACACAAGATCAGACTTGGGATGGAGATGAGCCAGTCCCAAATGCGAAGAATGTAAAGGTATCCGCTGCCGAAATAGCTAAAGTCGTCGCACATTTTGAACAGCTTGCCCATTCGGATCAAAAGGAGCCAAGTTGGAAACGCAAAGCCGACCATCTCATTGTGAAAGGATTTGACTTCCTTGGAACCCCCTATGTATATGGAGCCAAGTCGGACCAAACCGACTCTTTCGACTGTTCATCCTTCTTGAAATACATCTTTATCAGTCAAGGGGTGTCGCTGCCGCGAGATTCAAGGCAGCAGAGTCAACTTGGTACAGAGGTAACTATCGATCAACTACGTGAGGGTGATCTCGTGTTTTTCACCACGCCCAAAAGAAAAAATAAAAGCGGCATCGACCGTATCGGACATGTTGCAGTGTTCTTAGGTAACGGCCTTATGCTGCATACCTTCCGCCCGGGTATTGGAGTCACGATATCTGAACTGAATGGTTCTTGGAAAGAGCGCTTTGTCCAGGCTAAGCGTGTTCTGTAA
- a CDS encoding M23 family metallopeptidase, protein MKFIWGKKELTLMIIPGANHRTVRFKLPHSSLYIVPSLILLVLIGFFVTIYLMNIYSHQTRTNMQQTFDGQERQLVNQITLKNSELEQLQTNLIDLSQQANEFKVKLEEIKKLDHVIQLMSQTEGTNRTSKKISMESTESPSGVSSDMGGSEVPVTSQEVTSLVSSTKQGLTSLVGDINALLVNLSESEARLEEAERLRSITPTLWPTVTHLITSGFGIRRDPFTLKPTMHAGIDLDGEINDPVYATAAGKVVEASFDNEHGNHIIIDHSRGLQTEYMHLNKILVKRGESVTKGQKIGLLGSTGRSTGSHLHYEVHKNGVQIDPFPYLITNRKDEP, encoded by the coding sequence TTGAAATTCATCTGGGGTAAAAAAGAACTCACCTTAATGATCATTCCGGGCGCCAACCACCGAACCGTAAGATTCAAGCTTCCGCACAGCAGTCTGTATATTGTGCCGAGCTTGATCCTGCTCGTGTTGATTGGATTTTTTGTCACGATTTACTTAATGAATATCTACTCCCATCAAACGAGAACCAACATGCAGCAAACGTTCGATGGACAAGAACGCCAACTGGTTAATCAAATTACACTTAAAAATAGCGAACTGGAACAGCTTCAAACCAATTTGATTGACTTATCCCAGCAAGCGAATGAATTTAAGGTGAAGTTAGAAGAAATTAAGAAATTGGATCATGTTATTCAGTTAATGAGCCAGACAGAAGGAACAAACCGGACAAGCAAAAAGATTTCTATGGAGAGTACAGAATCTCCGAGTGGCGTAAGCTCTGACATGGGTGGCAGCGAGGTCCCTGTTACTTCGCAGGAAGTAACTTCTTTGGTCAGCAGCACCAAACAAGGACTAACTTCATTAGTTGGTGATATTAACGCCCTTCTTGTGAATTTGAGCGAATCCGAAGCCAGGTTGGAAGAAGCCGAGCGTCTACGCAGCATTACGCCGACACTTTGGCCAACGGTGACCCACCTTATTACATCAGGGTTCGGTATACGAAGAGATCCTTTTACGCTTAAACCGACCATGCATGCTGGGATTGACCTCGATGGTGAGATCAATGACCCCGTATATGCTACTGCTGCAGGTAAAGTCGTAGAAGCGAGCTTTGACAACGAGCATGGTAATCATATTATTATCGATCATTCTCGAGGGTTACAAACGGAGTACATGCATCTGAATAAAATCCTCGTCAAACGCGGAGAATCAGTAACGAAAGGTCAAAAGATCGGCCTACTCGGCTCCACAGGACGAAGCACGGGCTCCCATCTGCATTATGAAGTTCATAAGAACGGCGTCCAGATTGACCCCTTCCCTTATCTCATTACCAATAGAAAGGATGAACCCTAA
- a CDS encoding carbohydrate ABC transporter permease, producing the protein MGNEFYKLSAGEKIFKFVNYALIILLCLSIILPFLNILALSFNAGKDAERGGIYFWPRVWTLENYREVFTSANIGKAFAISIFRTALGTIAGVFLSAMAAYTLKSKTMPGVRFFTLMVFFTMLFSGGIIPYYMLLKSLHLTNTIWVYVLPGLYSAWNLIIMRTFFQQISVSLEESAKLDGCSDFGIFMRIIMPLSKPVLATISLFTAVTHWNDWFTGAFFVRTASLRPLSTLLQEMLTKQDAIRESLMQAAGTTQFQMLERMQLTGDSLKMATIIVVVAPIIAAYPFIQKYFAKGAMIGSVKE; encoded by the coding sequence GTGGGAAATGAATTTTATAAGCTCTCAGCAGGTGAAAAAATATTCAAGTTCGTTAATTATGCACTCATTATCCTCCTGTGCCTATCCATCATATTGCCTTTTCTGAATATACTGGCACTTTCCTTTAACGCCGGCAAGGATGCGGAAAGAGGAGGAATCTATTTCTGGCCCCGCGTATGGACGCTAGAAAATTATCGTGAAGTGTTTACATCGGCTAATATCGGCAAAGCATTTGCCATTTCCATATTTCGTACGGCTCTAGGCACCATTGCAGGCGTGTTTCTATCAGCTATGGCTGCTTATACGCTAAAAAGCAAGACGATGCCGGGCGTACGATTTTTTACGCTTATGGTCTTTTTTACGATGTTGTTCTCTGGCGGCATAATTCCTTATTACATGCTGCTCAAAAGTCTGCATTTGACCAATACGATCTGGGTCTATGTCCTTCCTGGATTATACAGTGCGTGGAATTTAATCATCATGCGGACGTTTTTTCAACAAATTAGCGTCAGTCTGGAGGAGTCGGCAAAGCTGGATGGCTGCAGCGACTTTGGTATTTTTATGCGGATTATCATGCCGCTCAGTAAGCCTGTGCTGGCAACGATCTCTTTGTTCACAGCAGTGACTCATTGGAACGATTGGTTCACAGGGGCATTTTTTGTCCGAACCGCTTCGCTTAGACCTTTATCTACCCTGCTGCAGGAGATGTTGACCAAACAGGATGCGATTCGGGAATCCCTGATGCAGGCCGCCGGTACGACGCAATTTCAAATGCTCGAACGTATGCAGCTTACGGGAGATTCCTTGAAGATGGCGACGATCATCGTGGTTGTGGCACCCATTATTGCTGCCTACCCCTTTATTCAGAAATATTTTGCCAAGGGTGCGATGATTGGATCGGTCAAAGAATAA
- a CDS encoding WD40/YVTN/BNR-like repeat-containing protein, whose amino-acid sequence MMMLRKTITLLAITLFALTGCKSSGTASGTVNASNSPTPSATIAPQPTAAAETPAPGSTAVPNKGNETLSKVSMNGVTAVRLADAKSGWIGGKGWIARTDDGGVKWKVQYEGTGDIKQLFALNNQDAWAAVGDEGKLLSTKDGGQHWTSVGKVPNQAFLHFVSKTEAFSGNAHTVDGGVKWTSLPVPEGTKGDTYFHDANNGWAVRQVKDTIEVQRTQDGGKTWNKVMSRKTAASLTGVVIRSAGVNDAWVELIGESGMTQTSYSLFHTKDGGKNWLTVLANSTAGGGPAPGFPAGETTGPKNTGAKPGPLYVVSPDVAYMGGQCPSCDKPNSVGWTKDGGKTWVNGKELFTGFGELLLAMADANQGWLITNDNEQPSVMYTTASGGISWNKVHTFDSPK is encoded by the coding sequence ATGATGATGTTGAGAAAAACGATCACGCTTTTGGCAATAACATTATTCGCTCTTACAGGGTGTAAATCTTCCGGAACAGCAAGCGGAACAGTGAATGCTTCAAATTCACCGACACCTAGTGCAACGATCGCGCCACAACCGACAGCTGCGGCTGAGACGCCAGCCCCTGGTTCCACCGCTGTTCCCAATAAAGGTAATGAAACACTATCGAAGGTATCTATGAACGGGGTAACAGCGGTAAGGCTGGCTGATGCCAAATCCGGCTGGATCGGCGGCAAAGGTTGGATCGCACGGACGGATGATGGCGGCGTGAAATGGAAGGTTCAATATGAGGGGACAGGCGACATTAAGCAGTTGTTCGCTCTGAATAATCAAGATGCGTGGGCAGCAGTCGGTGATGAAGGTAAACTGCTTAGTACGAAGGATGGAGGCCAGCACTGGACATCCGTAGGTAAAGTACCGAATCAGGCGTTTCTTCATTTTGTATCGAAGACGGAAGCCTTTAGCGGAAATGCACACACCGTGGATGGAGGAGTGAAATGGACTTCCTTGCCAGTACCTGAGGGAACAAAGGGGGACACCTATTTCCATGATGCAAATAATGGATGGGCTGTAAGACAAGTCAAGGATACTATAGAAGTCCAGCGAACACAGGATGGCGGCAAGACATGGAATAAAGTGATGTCACGTAAAACAGCAGCTTCCCTAACGGGTGTCGTTATTCGTTCTGCGGGTGTAAACGATGCATGGGTTGAGTTAATTGGCGAATCCGGGATGACCCAAACCTCGTATTCGTTGTTCCACACGAAAGACGGCGGGAAGAACTGGCTGACGGTTCTCGCAAACAGCACCGCCGGAGGCGGACCAGCCCCTGGTTTCCCTGCGGGTGAGACCACGGGACCGAAGAACACGGGCGCGAAGCCCGGTCCTCTCTACGTTGTGAGTCCAGACGTTGCTTATATGGGCGGGCAGTGCCCGAGCTGCGACAAGCCGAACTCCGTCGGGTGGACGAAGGACGGCGGCAAGACCTGGGTGAACGGCAAGGAGTTGTTCACAGGCTTTGGTGAGCTGCTGCTGGCTATGGCAGATGCAAATCAAGGCTGGCTCATCACGAATGACAATGAGCAGCCAAGCGTGATGTATACTACGGCTAGCGGTGGTATCAGTTGGAACAAGGTGCATACGTTTGATTCACCGAAATGA
- a CDS encoding phosphoesterase, with protein sequence MTAITNPYDKQGIWLRGSFHNHTTNSDGHHPLSTVYRMYHDYDFLGISDHDLITEHEGEHTIGTVFEAIEVSSSQTHMLLVHPPRFLMDGYSNEFSIPNYQRLSDICIENGGLSILAHPNRFFSHYWRHEDMLSMQRYNGIEVVNGDGNPEYDIAFDKWDYLLSAGRRVWGFGNDDSHVYGQEKRAWNMVLAQENTNEAILSAMREGSFYVSTGYGFDGIQIKDGQIIYDLRSSPLYDKMYKYVTLIGKDGRILHEETGRIKQVKYTVKGDEGYIRIAVYLEGGFGAFAQPIFVE encoded by the coding sequence GTGACTGCAATAACAAACCCTTATGACAAACAAGGCATCTGGCTGCGAGGCAGCTTTCATAACCACACGACCAATAGTGATGGGCATCATCCGCTTTCAACTGTGTACCGCATGTATCATGATTATGATTTTCTTGGCATATCCGATCATGATCTGATTACCGAGCATGAGGGCGAGCATACGATAGGGACTGTATTTGAAGCCATTGAAGTGAGCAGTTCGCAAACGCATATGCTGCTTGTCCATCCTCCGAGATTTCTCATGGATGGCTACTCTAATGAATTTTCGATACCCAATTATCAAAGACTGTCCGATATTTGCATAGAAAACGGCGGCTTATCTATACTGGCCCATCCGAATCGTTTTTTCTCCCATTATTGGCGGCATGAGGATATGCTCAGTATGCAGCGGTACAATGGCATTGAGGTTGTGAATGGGGATGGAAATCCGGAGTATGACATCGCTTTTGATAAATGGGATTACCTATTGTCCGCAGGACGCAGGGTATGGGGCTTCGGAAATGATGACTCACACGTCTACGGGCAGGAGAAGCGGGCCTGGAATATGGTATTGGCGCAGGAAAATACGAATGAGGCTATTCTTTCAGCGATGCGCGAAGGCAGCTTTTATGTTTCTACAGGCTATGGATTTGATGGCATTCAGATAAAAGATGGTCAAATTATTTATGATCTTCGGTCGAGCCCATTATATGATAAAATGTATAAATATGTGACGTTGATCGGTAAAGATGGCCGTATCCTTCATGAGGAAACAGGAAGAATCAAACAGGTGAAGTATACGGTCAAGGGGGATGAAGGTTATATCCGAATTGCCGTCTACTTGGAAGGTGGATTCGGGGCGTTCGCTCAGCCGATTTTTGTCGAATAA